A window from Drosophila kikkawai strain 14028-0561.14 chromosome 2L, DkikHiC1v2, whole genome shotgun sequence encodes these proteins:
- the LOC108081445 gene encoding ankyrin repeat and LEM domain-containing protein 2 homolog isoform X1, which translates to MSYFAVYIPEPEFPRTDDSNSSGNTNVNHQSLIFMEKSQALDVLRRHKEARLREFPSREQAQNYIQFGFESRKEQEKQQEHQQELPPVTSERSFFHSPTKQELQEFRKQIEAGNLELVRRIVWENPRYLISSGDTPTSLKEGPRYNAMHICAQLNQPSIAEFLLETIADPAFGELYADKKGGPEMYIDLSKNLLDLYLNMPDKSRGETPLHFAAKNGHVDVVEVLIGYLQCKSLLNREGKEPRDIICQRNEQVSRETLKKLELLLGEPYYVPVLRSETNEVPPEVGQPYSPKEPPNLLKKESTRLRVKLTISALAGPMSRDQALKFHRRWKTPPRLGSNSMSPLATLPFTLPVKMMHSRSSSMQMSPRKLFSLDSEELPSTLNTEDYLLQDLTQELSMYTLNDNFRERHIKNSNIGKGLEVVGRQLAREEQLEWREYWEFLDAFVDISSSKGLAQLESYLKSKMAQLEGSVSEALDHKLKSTEALAQDQDELLNLEDTEDNDSFYDLSLSDSSSISSSGRSSFSEDSFKSIPEPTVFIKGESPMKWDLDILNAIYHVEIDEKTWPYVHAWKTALEQYSPKDMERFPSPQRIGKTRKPGCWYSTTFQEELNSYQTSIHPKGLFGS; encoded by the coding sequence ATGTCATACTTTGCGGTTTATATACCGGAACCGGAGTTTCCAAGAACAGACGATTCCAATTCTTCAGGCAACACCAACGTTAATCACCAAAGCTTGATCTTCATGGAGAAATCCCAGGCACTGGATGTCCTGCGTAGACACAAGGAGGCACGTCTTCGAGAGTTTCCCAGTCGAGAGCAGGCCCAGAACTACATCCAATTCGGTTTCGAGAGTCGCAAGGAGCAAGAGAAGCAGCAGGAACACCAGCAGGAACTACCTCCAGTCACCAGCGAGCGTTCTTTCTTCCACTCCCCCACCAAGCAAGAGCTTCAAGAGTTCCGCAAACAAATTGAGGCAGGAAATCTGGAACTGGTCAGGCGGATTGTGTGGGAGAATCCTCGCTACCTTATAAGCAGCGGCGACACCCCAACTAGCCTCAAAGAGGGTCCTCGCTACAATGCCATGCACATCTGTGCCCAGTTAAATCAACCCAGCATTGCCGAGTTTCTTCTAGAGACCATTGCGGATCCAGCCTTTGGCGAACTTTATGCTGATAAGAAGGGTGGCCCTGAAATGTACATTGATCTTAGCAAAAATCTGCTGGATTTGTATCTCAATATGCCGGACAAGTCACGTGGCGAGACGCCCCTCCATTTCGCTGCAAAGAATGGCCATGTGGATGTGGTCGAGGTCCTCATCGGTTATCTGCAGTGCAAGTCGCTGCTAAATCGTGAGGGTAAGGAGCCCAGGGACATAATCTGCCAGCGGAATGAACAGGTCTCTCGAGAAACTCTTAAGAAGCTTGAGCTTCTCTTGGGTGAACCATATTACGTGCCCGTACTGAGATCTGAGACCAATGAAGTGCCCCCAGAAGTGGGTCAACCTTACTCCCCCAAAGAGCCACCGAACTTGCTGAAGAAAGAAAGCACGCGTCTCAGGGTCAAGTTGACAATTAGTGCCCTGGCAGGACCCATGTCCCGAGATCAGGCCTTGAAGTTCCATCGTCGCTGGAAGACTCCACCACGCTTGGGCAGTAATTCAATGTCTCCCTTGGCCACCTTGCCCTTCACTTTGCCGGTGAAGATGATGCACAGTAGGTCAAGTTCGATGCAAATGTCTCCCAGAAAGCTGTTTAGCCTAGACTCAGAGGAGTTGCCATCTACATTGAACACCGAAGATTACCTGTTGCAAGACCTAACCCAGGAGCTATCGATGTACACCCTGAATGACAACTTCCGAGAACGTCACATCAAGAACTCGAATATTGGTAAGGGTCTGGAGGTGGTAGGTCGCCAGTTGGCTCGCGAGGAGCAACTGGAATGGCGGGAATACTGGGAGTTTCTGGACGCCTTTGTGGATATAAGTTCTTCCAAGGGTCTGGCACAACTGGAGAGTTATTTGAAATCAAAGATGGCTCAACTGGAGGGTAGTGTATCCGAAGCCCTTGACCATAAGCTGAAGAGCACTGAAGCGCTGGCACAGGATCAGGATGAGTTATTAAATTTGGAAGATACCGAGGATAATGACTCCTTTTACGACTTGAGTTTATCGGATTCaagcagcatcagcagtaGCGGGAGGAGCAGCTTTAGCGAGGACAGCTTCAAAAGTATTCCAGAACCCACAGTATTTATAAAAGGAGAATCTCCAATGAAGTGGGATTTGGATATCTTAAATGCTATCTACCATGTGGAAATAGACGAGAAAACCTGGCCGTATGTCCACGCTTGGAAAACTGCCTTGGAGCAATACTCTCCCAAGGATATGGAGCGCTTTCCTTCACCACAAAGGATTGGAAAAACCCGCAAGCCTGGCTGCTGGTATTCAACCACATTTCAGGAGGAATTGAACAGCTACCAGACATCAATACATCCCAAAGGGCTTTTTGGAAGCTAA
- the tadr gene encoding uncharacterized protein tadr codes for MSSGSLLDVLCNGSGARLALGTSVISYLIVYNEASAPCLLFAVVLATIHGTMAARCKTSLRSLQMPYVRATNKFDFGCLFLAIWLDALAAMCACAALARTLSACLDAMTGGLARILILGRNAPTNEPWPDVLGVSAVFLVTGMFMLGLEHSRAFSLILTLGMFGLNAILSAVGWWRGDLVAWSSEHSFQPDGISSVFLAAALLTYSFPSDWPQQHRSRRFTITLITGLVSISLLLTAICLSTVVHYKTHEDYVAVPLFNILDESGFHKLVPASACMLLLTSSAAFLELFPELYGIVVRLATSEWRILSKQISYESSESGNPVLAVFIAGSMCAMLAFACPLQHLSYTLAAGHMGGVFLRAFYLLYTPYRPKFMAPSSESSLSYSRLSTAPIAKSSSCSSAATSSSSRLKRSLWNLGLPKHSGLKKPKSKPRNKQELEKEWLLLGEPTSPCPQREGRDVESTILSDGEPPPSDFEYPEKFDKSDSDTSTDIDAIVDEYREKIKVTTAGPLERSVRVPTVSSWRVTIFAIVVIALGIALCVAGLMMHWAPATLTGGIGVLIVTFMMGFIPKYTGSVINVSPVLCGMSLLMGVILFSGCAVHSWPGLLIWLMAGLILVIRCDKYCCNCFEHTTMLNAQLIPSVSGKTNPGSASGSTSNLAGPSTSIRIPRPPKGVGVVSLPQRINGHR; via the exons ATGTCAAGTGGCAG CCTGCTGGACGTCCTCTGCAATGGAAGTGGCGCCCGCCTGGCTCTAGGAACCTCGGTAATATCCTATCTGATTGTCTACAATGAGGCCTCGGCGCCGTGTCTGCtctttgctgttgttttggCCACTATTCATGGTACCATGGCAG CTCGTTGCAAAACCAGTCTGCGCAGCCTGCAAATGCCTTATGTGAGGGCCACAAATAAATTCGACTTTGGCTgcctttttttggccatttggcTGGATGCCTTGGCCGCCATGTGTGCCTGTGCTGCCTTGGCCAGGACCCTGAGTGCTTGTCTAGATGCCATGACAGGGGGTTTGGCAAGGATCCTAATACTGG GCCGCAATGCACCCACGAACGAGCCCTGGCCGGATGTGCTTGGGGTCTCTGCTGTCTTCCTAGTCACGGGCATGTTCATGCTGGGCCTAGAG CACTCGAGGGCCTTCAGCCTCATCCTGACACTTGGCATGTTTGGCCTGAACGCCATTCTCAGCGCCGTGGGTTGGTGGCGGGGCGATCTTGTGGCCTGGTCGTCGGAGCACTCCTTCCAGCCGGATGGCATTAGCAGC GTCTTCCTGGCCGCCGCCCTACTCACGTACTCCTTCCCCAGCGATTGGCCGCAACAGCATCGGAGTAGAAGGTTCACCATTACCTTAATCACCGGATTGGTCAGCATTTCGCTACTGCTGACAGCCATTTGTCTTTCCACAGTAGTTCACTACAA AACCCACGAGGACTATGTGGCCGTGCCTTTGTTCAACATCCTGGATGAGAGTGGCTTCCACAAGTTGGTTCCTGCCTCGGCTTGCATGTTGCTTCTAACCAGTTCAGCGGCTTTTTTGGAGCTCTTTCCGGAGCTTTATGGGATTGTGGTACGGTTGGCCACCTCGGAATGGCGGATACTGTCCAAGCAGATCAGCTACGAGAGCTCAGAGAGTGGCAATCCCGTGTTGGCTGTTTTTATAGCCGGAAGCATGTGTGCCATGTTGGCCTTTGCCTGTCCCTTGCAGCATTTGAGTTATACCTTGGCTGCTGGCCATATGGGTGGGGTGTTCCTGAGGGCTTTTTATTTGCTATATACCCCCTATAGACCCAAGTTCATGGCACCTAGTAGCGAGTCTTCACTGTCATACAGTAGATTGTCCACAGCACCAATAGCCAAGAGTAGTAGCTGCAGCAGTGCAGCAACCTCCAGCTCTAGTCGCTTGAAGAGAAGCCTCTGGAACCTAGGTTTGCCCAAGCATTCGGGTTTGAAGAAGCCCAAGTCGAAGCCTAGGAACAAGCAGGAGTTGGAGAAGGAGTGGCTGCTGTTGGGTGAGCCCACATCACCTTGTCCGCAAAGAGAGGGCAGGGATGTGGAGTCTACTATACTGTCTGATGGAGAGCCGCCG CCCTCTGACTTTGAGTATCCTGAAAAGTTTGACAAAAGCGATTCAGACACCTCCACGGACATAGATGCCATTGTGGATGAGTATCGCGAGAAGATcaag GTAACCACAGCAGGTCCCTTGGAGCGCAGCGTGCGAGTGCCCACTGTGAGTTCTTGGAGGGTCACCATCTTTGCCATTGTGGTCATTGCCTTGGGCATAGCTCTCTGCGTCGCTGGTTTGATGATGCACTGGGCACCGGCAACCCTGACCGGCGGCATTGGCGTTCTCATTGTGACATTTATGATGGGTTTTATACCCAAATATACGGGCAGTGTGATCAATGTGAGTCCCGTGCTCTGTGGCATGTCCTTGCTGATGGGCGTGATCCTGTTCAGCGGCTGTGCCGTTCACTCCTGGCCCGGTTTGCTTATCTGGCTAATGGCTGGACTGATATTGGTCATCAGATGCGACAAGTACTGTTGCAATTGCTTTGAGCACACGACCATGCTGAATGCCCAACTGATACCCAGTGTCTCGGGGAAAACGAACCCGGGTTCGGCTTCAGGTTCTACATCAAACTTGGCAGGTCCTTCGACCAGCATAAGGATACCCAGGCCACCGAAGGGGGTGGGTGTGGTCAGTCTGCCGCAGCGCATCAATGGGCACAGGTGA
- the LOC108081350 gene encoding uncharacterized protein, which yields MDLLSLEECLLIAQRTLPESDESNLKILKSELHQGSNDLMGYMGEYYKFRLIVEDTLKQEQYNLEYFIKSLPRKNEPQREECERKGVFLKESALYTKVLPKVQKYATKKLFPKCFYSRNDILVLEDLTQHYRHLKPSEIYTIDHYKLVLEHLAELHASSIAWEEKEHLNIQESFKDVLNELLLSADNSWFMTGLKAIVFLAARHPKYQNAEAQSFIKNKLYHLLSKAEEFVAPSKTIRNVLCHRDTWDRNIFFQFEKDTSVLPKACCIVDFQLTKYCSPALDVLFLLYIVAPAKVREEIYEECLEHYHKSLESHLIRLGLPADIITRENFLEECRRMRFAALIIWALTEPQTKMSVSVSNSLRAAEPEKFDYYLNCDRSELLLRVMEIKPGYEETIMLPIQELVDYLRENENLYA from the exons ATGGATTTACTTAGTTTAGAGGAATGCCTGCTCATAGCCCAAAGAACTCTACCAGAAAGTGATGAATCCAACCTAAAGATACTAAAATCCGAGCTACATCAAGGCTCTAATGATCTAATGGGATATATGGGAGAGTACTATAAATTTCGCTTAATAGTTGAAGATACTTTAAAGCAAGAGCAATACAACCTGGAATATTTTATCAAGAGTTTGCCACGTAAAAATGAGCCCCAGAGAGAGGAATGTGAACGTAAGGGAGTGTTCCTCAAAGAGTCGGCCTTGTACACAAAGGTACTGCCCAAAGTACAAAAATATG cCACCAAAAAACTCTTTCCCAAGTGTTTTTACAGTCGAAATGATATTTTAGTCCTTGAAGACCTTACCCAGCATTACAGACACCTCAAACCCTCGGAAATCTATACAATAGATCATTATAAACTAGTATTGGAACACTTGGCGGAGCTACATGCCTCTAGTATAGCCTGGGAGGAGAAAGAACACTTGAATATCCAAGAGAGCTTCAAGGATGTCTTGAATGAATTGCTTTTAAGTGCTGATAATTCCTGGTTCATGACGGGACTTAAG gCTATTGTATTCCTGGCAGCCCGTCATCCCAAATATCAAAACGCAGAGGCCcaaagtttcattaaaaataaactttaccATCTTCTAAGCAAAGCTGAGGAATTTGTGGCACCCTCAAAGACCATAAGAAATGTACTTTGCCACCGTGATACCTGggataggaatatatttttccagtttGAAAAGGATACATCCGTTTTGCCTAAAGCCTGTTGCATTGTGGATTTCCAATTGACCAAGTATTGTTCTCCTGCTTTAGATGTTTTATTCCTACTCTATATAGTGGCCCCAGCAAAAGTCAGGGAAGAAATCTATGAAGAGTGTCTGGAACACTATCACAAGTCCTTGGAGTCTCACCTCATAAGGTTGGGTTTGCCTGCAGATATTATAACCAGAGAGAACTTCCTGGAGGAGTGTCGCAGAATGCGTTTCGCTGCCTTAATTATTTGGGCTCTGACAGAACCTCAGACCAAAATGTCTGTCAGTGTTTCAAATAGTTTAAGAGCTGCAGAGCCAGAGAAATTTGATTATTATCTCAACTGTGATCGGAGTGAACTGTTACTAAGGGTAATGGAGATAAAACCGGGTTACGAGGAGACTATCATGTTGCCTATCCAAGAGCTAGTGGATTATCTCAGGGAGAATGAGAATTTATATGCCTAG